In Methylomonas sp. MK1, the following are encoded in one genomic region:
- a CDS encoding type I secretion system permease/ATPase: MTTTSPASGAPAATLDTGLVCLAMLARLHGVAVDPDQLAHQFRPSGQLLGCDDILLAAKRLGLQAKRIKTTVARLDKTPLPAVAVSVDGSFFVLARVDNGQVLIHDPTAARPEQMPLEAFAERWSGELILFTSRASLAAELGKFDFTWFIPAVVKYRKLLLEVLLVSLVLQLFALVTPLFFQVVMDKVLVHRGFTTLDVIAIGLLVVTLFEVLLTGLRGYVFAHTTSRIDVELGARLFRHLLNLPMAYFEARRVGDSVARVRELENIRAFLTGNAVTVVLDLLFSVVFLAVMAYYSVDLTLIVLVSLPCYVLLSLLYTPLLRGRLHEKFNRGAENQAFLVEAISGIGTVKAMAVEPQLTRHWDKQLAGYVSAGFRTASVGLFANAGVTLIGKLVTVATMWLGARLVIDGELSVGQLIAFNMLAGHVAQPVMRLSQLWTDFQQTGISMQRLGDILNTRGEAAGNKSSLPPIQGKIEFEQVIFRYNPDGSEVLRGITLDIAAGEVIGIVGRSGSGKSTLTKLLQRLYVPERGRVLVDGMDLALADVSSLRRQIGVVLQENVLFNRSIRDNIALTDPGAPLPQVIAAAKLAGAHDFILELPEAYDTMVGEHGSTLSGGQRQRIAIARALISNPRILIFDEATSALDYESERIIQNNMKAICQGRTVIIIAHRLSAVRDANRIVVMDKGQIVEAGSHSELLTHELGHYSRLHRLQMG; this comes from the coding sequence ATGACAACCACCTCTCCTGCTAGCGGTGCCCCCGCCGCTACCCTCGATACCGGCCTAGTCTGCCTGGCGATGTTGGCCCGTCTGCACGGCGTTGCGGTCGATCCCGATCAACTGGCTCACCAGTTTCGACCCAGTGGTCAGCTATTGGGTTGTGACGATATTCTGCTAGCTGCCAAGAGGCTGGGTTTGCAGGCCAAACGGATCAAGACTACGGTTGCCCGCTTGGATAAGACACCGTTGCCGGCTGTTGCGGTTTCTGTTGACGGAAGCTTTTTCGTACTAGCCCGCGTCGATAACGGCCAAGTGTTGATTCACGACCCTACTGCTGCTCGCCCCGAACAAATGCCGTTAGAGGCTTTCGCCGAGCGCTGGTCCGGCGAATTGATCTTATTCACCTCGCGCGCCTCGCTGGCCGCCGAACTGGGCAAGTTCGATTTCACCTGGTTCATCCCGGCCGTCGTCAAATACCGCAAGCTGTTGCTCGAAGTGTTGCTGGTCAGTCTGGTCTTGCAGTTGTTTGCCTTGGTCACGCCCCTGTTCTTTCAGGTGGTGATGGACAAGGTCCTGGTGCATCGAGGCTTTACCACCTTGGATGTGATTGCCATCGGCCTGCTGGTCGTGACCTTGTTCGAAGTGCTGCTGACCGGCTTGCGTGGCTATGTGTTTGCCCATACCACCAGCCGCATTGATGTCGAACTGGGAGCCCGGCTATTTCGGCATTTGTTGAATCTGCCGATGGCCTATTTCGAAGCAAGGCGGGTCGGCGATTCGGTGGCTCGGGTCCGCGAGCTGGAAAACATTCGGGCCTTTTTAACCGGCAACGCGGTGACGGTCGTGCTGGACTTGTTGTTCTCGGTGGTGTTTCTGGCGGTGATGGCCTATTACAGCGTGGACCTGACCTTGATTGTGTTGGTGTCCTTGCCCTGCTATGTCTTGCTGTCGCTGTTATACACCCCGCTATTGCGCGGTCGTTTGCACGAGAAATTCAATCGCGGTGCCGAGAACCAGGCCTTTCTGGTGGAAGCCATCTCCGGCATCGGCACCGTCAAGGCCATGGCGGTAGAGCCGCAACTGACCCGGCATTGGGACAAGCAGTTGGCCGGTTATGTCTCGGCCGGCTTCCGGACCGCCAGCGTCGGCCTGTTCGCCAACGCCGGCGTGACCCTGATCGGCAAACTGGTCACCGTCGCCACCATGTGGTTGGGTGCCCGTCTGGTCATCGACGGCGAACTCAGCGTCGGCCAGTTGATCGCCTTTAACATGCTGGCCGGCCACGTGGCACAACCGGTGATGCGCTTATCGCAGCTGTGGACCGACTTTCAGCAGACCGGCATCTCCATGCAACGGCTGGGCGATATTCTCAATACTCGTGGCGAAGCGGCCGGTAACAAGAGCAGCTTGCCGCCGATACAAGGCAAAATCGAGTTCGAACAAGTGATCTTCCGCTACAATCCAGACGGCTCGGAAGTGCTACGTGGCATTACGCTGGACATCGCCGCCGGCGAAGTAATCGGCATCGTTGGTCGCTCCGGTTCCGGCAAGAGTACCTTGACCAAATTGCTGCAACGCTTGTATGTCCCCGAACGCGGGCGGGTGCTGGTGGACGGCATGGATTTGGCCTTGGCCGACGTCTCGTCCCTGCGCCGGCAGATCGGCGTGGTATTGCAAGAAAACGTGTTGTTCAACCGCAGCATCCGCGACAACATCGCCTTGACCGATCCCGGCGCACCCTTGCCGCAAGTCATCGCCGCCGCCAAACTGGCCGGCGCTCACGACTTTATCCTGGAGCTGCCGGAAGCCTACGACACGATGGTCGGCGAACACGGCTCGACCCTGTCCGGCGGCCAACGCCAACGCATTGCCATTGCCCGAGCCTTGATCAGCAATCCGCGCATCCTGATCTTCGACGAAGCCACCAGTGCGCTGGACTACGAATCCGAGCGCATCATCCAGAACAATATGAAAGCCATCTGCCAGGGCCGCACCGTCATCATCATCGCCCACCGCTTGAGTGCGGTGCGCGATGCCAACCGCATCGTGGTGATGGACAAAGGCCAGATCGTCGAAGCCGGTAGCCATAGCGAACTGCTCACCCACGAGTTGGGCCATTACAGCCGGCTGCATCGGTTGCAGATGGGATAA
- a CDS encoding HlyD family type I secretion periplasmic adaptor subunit produces MLKLQATLDLLHRYRQAFRHAWSRRAELDSVPRLAHESAFLPAALALQETPVSPAPRVAIWLLISFALLAVLWACFGRIDIVATAQGKIVPNDRVKTIQPLETATVKAIHVNDGQTVKAGDVLIELDATAADADTASIANDLRTAQLTAARDSAFLQSLAALQNGKPQKPQLQAPEAMPMEQVQHEQRLLDGEWQELTSKLERLEADKSSRQAALRSVQATVAKLAQSAPIARRLAEDYQQLQAKKFVSSHNYLEREQARIEQEGELATQREKQQELGAAIQEAAKQQSELLAAARRTALDRLHDSEQKIETYTQAGIKARQRGQLLTLSAPVDGIVQQLAIHTVGGVVTPAQPLMIVVPADQAMEIEAFVENKDIGFVNPGQAAEIKIETFPYTKYGTLHGEVTHVSSDAINDEKRGLIYSSRVKLPRTTMQVENKTVNLTPGMAVTVEVKTGQRRVIEYFLSPLIEHVGESLRER; encoded by the coding sequence ATGTTGAAACTTCAAGCCACTTTAGATCTGTTACACCGCTACCGACAAGCTTTCCGGCACGCCTGGTCACGGCGCGCTGAACTCGACAGTGTGCCCCGTTTGGCGCACGAAAGCGCTTTTCTGCCCGCCGCGCTGGCCTTACAGGAAACTCCGGTTTCACCGGCACCGCGTGTGGCAATATGGTTGCTGATTAGCTTTGCGCTGTTGGCGGTACTCTGGGCTTGTTTCGGCCGGATCGACATCGTCGCTACCGCCCAGGGCAAGATTGTCCCCAACGATAGGGTCAAGACCATCCAGCCCTTGGAAACCGCCACGGTCAAAGCCATCCACGTCAACGACGGCCAAACGGTCAAGGCCGGCGATGTGCTGATCGAACTGGACGCGACCGCCGCCGATGCCGATACCGCCAGCATTGCCAACGATTTACGCACCGCGCAACTGACGGCGGCTCGGGACAGCGCCTTTTTACAGAGCCTGGCAGCTTTGCAAAACGGTAAACCGCAAAAGCCGCAACTCCAGGCGCCGGAAGCGATGCCTATGGAACAAGTCCAACACGAACAACGCCTGCTGGATGGCGAATGGCAGGAACTTACCAGTAAACTGGAACGGCTGGAAGCCGACAAGTCCAGCCGACAAGCGGCTTTGCGTTCGGTGCAGGCCACCGTGGCTAAACTGGCGCAGTCCGCTCCGATTGCCCGCCGACTGGCTGAGGATTATCAACAATTACAAGCCAAAAAATTCGTCTCCAGCCACAACTACCTGGAACGCGAACAGGCCAGGATAGAACAGGAAGGCGAACTGGCGACGCAACGGGAAAAGCAACAAGAGCTCGGCGCGGCGATTCAGGAAGCCGCCAAACAACAAAGCGAACTGTTGGCCGCCGCCCGGCGCACGGCATTGGATAGGCTGCACGACAGCGAACAGAAAATCGAAACCTACACCCAGGCCGGCATCAAGGCCCGCCAGCGCGGCCAATTACTGACCCTAAGCGCACCGGTGGACGGCATTGTCCAACAACTAGCGATTCACACCGTCGGCGGCGTGGTCACCCCGGCGCAGCCGCTGATGATCGTAGTCCCCGCCGATCAAGCGATGGAAATCGAAGCCTTCGTCGAAAACAAGGACATCGGCTTTGTGAATCCCGGCCAGGCAGCCGAAATTAAAATCGAAACCTTCCCTTACACCAAATACGGCACCCTGCACGGCGAAGTCACCCATGTCTCCAGCGACGCCATCAACGACGAGAAACGCGGCCTGATTTACTCTTCCCGAGTCAAACTGCCGCGCACGACGATGCAAGTCGAGAACAAAACCGTCAACCTGACGCCGGGCATGGCGGTGACGGTGGAAGTCAAAACCGGGCAGCGACGAGTCATTGAATATTTCCTAAGCCCGCTGATCGAGCACGTCGGGGAAAGTTTGCGGGAGCGATAA
- a CDS encoding EAL domain-containing protein has protein sequence MKKTIFGLSAVFFLLFCTSSTADTPAANRPLETVALQLKWFHQFQFAGYYAAIEQGYYAEEGLQVEIRERNPDQDYAEQVASGGAEYGIGDSGIIAQYANGKPIAALAAIFQHDALVLFSKQASGIVSPYEMAGKRIMYDVVGENNAQVRALLAEANLNESRYQKVAETFNNADFIADKVDVMSGYITDRPFSFRAAGIKFNIINPQNYGIDFYGDLLFTSRKELQQHPGRAERFRRASLKGWEYALSHPDLLIELIQHKYPSKLSPEQLRYEAEETRKLIMPDYIPLGQIEAARLRRVADIYANLKLARPLSDGQLNEFVYGGSKSADLQLNDAERQWLAEHAEIRVGIDRNFPPYEWLDAAGEHQGMIAEHLKLIEQKLGVKFVLIMDKSWQEVLDIAKRGELDMIAGATKTPEREQYLNFTQPYISTPTVIIGDKNSGYINSLQLLTGGRVAIEQGYFVQELLSRDYPGIQLLTAPSVQEALNLLAEGKVDAYIGDAASASYAIKQQGLLNLHIAGQPGYVNETRMAALKSHPQLLSLLEKALASISQAEHDAIINRWMGLKVEQGIRVDALLRSAAVVLLALLFFVYWVFRLRKEIKARKRSEADLARLYTNMSLGFALHQVIRDDSGKIVDYRYLDINPAFEKMTGIARDNWIGKTVKQVLPNTEGAWIASFDGLDTSGEPQHFENCVTDLGRWYAIDSYKAGPDRFVVLVQDITARKQTELALKESEERFRISQIYGGVGIWEADLLKNRQFWSEIVTTELGFPHKALHTWNDFLEVVCPEDRALILEATRQHLECGANYDVEYRIQTPSGEKRWMRSVGQVERDGSGKPVRMRGIVHDVSKRKAAEEKLRLSARVFSDAHEGIIITDINASIIDVNAAFTDITGYSREEALGQNPSFLRSGRQAPEFYEAMWEIINQTGHWQGEVWNRRKNGDLYAELLTVSALRDDAGNIINYLGLFSDITESKQQQQALEVLAHFDPLTQLPNRALFADRFAQAIAHSKRAESLLAVCYLDLDGFKQVNDNFGHETGDQLLVEVAKRIKLKLREGDTVCRLGGDEFALLFENLQSVQQCEDALTRIHQAMAEPFELENRHVRIAASSGVTIYPLDLEDPDILLRHADQAMYQAKLDGRNRYRIYDHLSGQSTSINHRPSRLEQALAEVGQALMDNQFCMYYQPRVNIKTGQVVGAEALIRWHHPERGVLPPAEFLPIVENTTLEIDLSNWVLRQAFKQLQIWHDLGLNLQVSVNISPRHLQWPDFIKTLETLLTEYPQIPSSQLELEVLESSVLEDLISVGETLKQCYHDLGVPCALDDFGTGYSSLAHLRHLTINTVKIDQSFVRNMIDDPDDMAIVESVIALAKAFKREAVAEGVEDIEHGIFLIDLGCSIAQGCAIAEAMPADAVLAWVNSYRNHPAWTDCARLSLTNWQNQLELLKLQQQYWLRRLEQCLHPPAGSCPRWPILNSKKSHLGRWLERLKHERGIDARLLEQLERAQSRQQTLAENLQRHRLEGKSGDSAAFSQLREANLQIVQLLERLESAA, from the coding sequence ATGAAAAAAACCATTTTCGGACTGTCCGCGGTATTTTTTTTACTGTTTTGTACGTCCAGCACCGCAGACACACCCGCAGCAAATCGACCGCTGGAAACAGTAGCGCTGCAATTAAAGTGGTTTCACCAGTTCCAATTTGCCGGTTATTACGCTGCTATCGAGCAAGGCTATTATGCCGAGGAAGGCTTGCAGGTAGAGATACGCGAGCGCAATCCTGACCAGGACTACGCAGAACAAGTCGCATCCGGGGGAGCCGAATACGGCATCGGCGATTCCGGCATCATCGCCCAGTATGCCAACGGCAAGCCCATCGCAGCCCTAGCCGCCATTTTTCAGCACGATGCGCTGGTGCTGTTCAGCAAACAAGCTTCAGGCATCGTCAGCCCCTACGAAATGGCCGGCAAGCGCATCATGTACGATGTGGTCGGCGAGAACAATGCTCAGGTTCGTGCCCTACTCGCCGAAGCCAATCTGAATGAAAGCCGCTATCAAAAAGTTGCCGAGACCTTTAACAACGCCGACTTTATCGCGGATAAAGTCGATGTGATGTCCGGCTATATCACCGACCGGCCATTTAGCTTTCGCGCCGCCGGCATCAAATTCAACATTATCAATCCGCAAAATTACGGTATCGACTTTTACGGCGACTTGCTTTTCACCAGCCGCAAAGAGCTACAGCAACATCCCGGCCGTGCCGAGCGCTTCCGCCGGGCCAGCCTGAAAGGCTGGGAATATGCGCTGTCTCACCCCGATTTGCTGATCGAGCTGATCCAACACAAATACCCAAGCAAACTCAGTCCGGAGCAACTGCGCTACGAAGCCGAGGAAACCCGTAAGCTGATCATGCCGGACTACATCCCGCTGGGCCAGATCGAAGCTGCCCGCTTACGCCGGGTAGCCGACATTTATGCCAACCTGAAATTAGCGCGCCCTTTAAGCGACGGCCAGCTCAATGAGTTTGTCTACGGCGGCAGTAAATCCGCCGATTTGCAATTGAACGACGCGGAACGGCAATGGCTGGCCGAGCATGCTGAAATTCGAGTGGGTATAGATAGAAATTTTCCGCCGTATGAATGGCTGGATGCGGCTGGCGAGCATCAAGGCATGATTGCCGAACATCTAAAGCTAATCGAGCAGAAACTGGGGGTTAAGTTTGTTCTGATCATGGACAAATCCTGGCAGGAAGTGTTGGACATTGCCAAGCGCGGCGAATTGGACATGATCGCCGGGGCAACCAAAACCCCCGAGCGAGAACAATATCTGAATTTTACCCAACCCTATATCAGCACGCCGACTGTAATCATCGGCGACAAAAACAGTGGTTATATTAATTCCCTGCAATTGCTAACGGGGGGACGTGTAGCCATCGAACAAGGGTATTTTGTTCAGGAATTGCTGAGCAGAGACTACCCAGGGATACAACTGCTGACCGCCCCCTCGGTACAAGAAGCGCTGAATCTGCTGGCCGAAGGCAAGGTGGATGCGTATATCGGTGATGCGGCTTCGGCCAGTTACGCAATCAAACAACAAGGCTTATTGAATCTGCATATTGCCGGCCAACCTGGGTATGTCAACGAAACCCGGATGGCTGCTCTAAAATCCCACCCGCAATTGCTGTCGCTGCTGGAAAAGGCCCTGGCCAGTATCAGTCAAGCAGAACACGATGCCATTATTAACCGCTGGATGGGACTAAAGGTCGAGCAAGGCATTCGCGTTGACGCGTTGTTACGATCCGCCGCCGTGGTCCTGCTGGCCCTGTTGTTTTTCGTCTATTGGGTGTTCAGGCTACGGAAGGAAATCAAGGCCCGCAAACGTAGCGAGGCCGACCTGGCCCGACTTTACACCAACATGTCGCTAGGTTTTGCATTACATCAGGTGATACGCGACGACAGCGGTAAAATCGTCGATTATCGCTATCTGGATATCAACCCGGCCTTTGAAAAAATGACCGGCATTGCCCGCGACAACTGGATAGGCAAAACCGTTAAGCAGGTGTTGCCGAATACCGAGGGAGCCTGGATCGCTAGCTTTGACGGTCTGGACACCAGTGGCGAGCCCCAACATTTTGAAAACTGCGTGACCGATCTGGGCCGCTGGTATGCCATCGATAGCTATAAAGCCGGTCCCGACCGTTTTGTGGTATTGGTCCAGGACATTACCGCGCGCAAACAGACCGAACTGGCGCTAAAAGAAAGCGAAGAACGCTTTCGTATCAGCCAAATTTATGGCGGCGTGGGCATCTGGGAAGCGGATTTATTGAAAAACCGCCAGTTTTGGTCGGAAATTGTCACGACTGAATTGGGTTTTCCGCATAAGGCACTGCATACCTGGAACGATTTCCTGGAAGTGGTTTGCCCGGAAGATAGGGCTTTAATCTTGGAGGCCACCCGCCAACATCTTGAATGCGGCGCCAATTACGATGTGGAATATCGTATCCAAACCCCTAGCGGCGAAAAGCGCTGGATGCGCTCGGTGGGTCAGGTCGAGCGAGACGGCAGCGGCAAACCGGTGCGGATGCGCGGGATTGTCCATGATGTCAGCAAACGCAAAGCGGCCGAGGAGAAACTGCGGCTATCGGCGCGGGTATTTTCGGACGCCCACGAGGGCATCATCATTACCGACATCAATGCGTCGATCATCGATGTCAACGCCGCCTTCACCGACATCACCGGCTACAGTCGTGAGGAAGCGCTGGGGCAAAATCCAAGCTTTCTCAGATCCGGGCGGCAAGCGCCGGAATTTTATGAAGCCATGTGGGAGATCATAAATCAGACCGGGCATTGGCAAGGTGAGGTCTGGAATCGCCGGAAAAACGGCGATTTGTATGCCGAACTATTAACGGTTTCGGCCTTGCGCGACGATGCCGGCAATATCATCAATTATCTGGGTTTGTTCTCGGACATCACCGAAAGCAAGCAACAGCAGCAAGCCCTAGAAGTGCTGGCGCATTTCGATCCGCTCACCCAATTGCCCAATCGCGCCTTATTTGCTGACCGCTTTGCCCAGGCTATCGCCCACAGCAAACGAGCCGAATCGCTGTTGGCGGTGTGCTATCTGGATTTGGACGGCTTCAAGCAAGTCAACGATAACTTCGGCCACGAGACCGGCGATCAATTATTGGTGGAAGTAGCCAAACGCATCAAGTTAAAGCTGCGCGAAGGCGACACGGTTTGCCGGCTGGGTGGCGACGAATTTGCGTTGTTATTCGAAAATCTGCAATCGGTGCAGCAATGCGAAGATGCCTTAACCCGCATCCATCAGGCCATGGCCGAACCTTTCGAGCTGGAAAATCGCCATGTGCGGATTGCCGCAAGTAGCGGAGTGACCATCTATCCCCTCGACCTAGAAGATCCGGATATTCTGTTGCGTCATGCCGACCAAGCGATGTATCAAGCCAAACTGGACGGTCGCAATCGCTATCGAATTTACGATCATTTGTCTGGACAATCGACTAGCATCAATCATCGCCCCAGCCGTCTGGAGCAAGCCTTGGCCGAGGTTGGTCAGGCGCTGATGGACAACCAGTTTTGCATGTACTACCAACCCAGGGTCAATATCAAAACCGGCCAAGTCGTCGGCGCGGAAGCCCTGATCCGCTGGCACCATCCGGAACGCGGTGTGTTGCCGCCGGCCGAATTTCTGCCGATAGTCGAAAACACTACCTTGGAAATCGACCTGAGCAATTGGGTACTAAGACAAGCATTCAAGCAATTGCAGATCTGGCACGATCTCGGTCTGAATCTCCAAGTCAGCGTGAACATATCCCCGCGCCATCTGCAATGGCCGGATTTCATCAAAACCCTGGAAACCTTGCTGACGGAATACCCGCAAATTCCTTCCAGCCAATTGGAATTGGAAGTACTGGAAAGCAGCGTACTGGAGGATTTGATCTCGGTGGGCGAGACGCTGAAACAATGCTATCACGACCTGGGAGTACCCTGTGCGCTGGACGATTTCGGCACCGGTTATTCGTCGCTGGCGCATTTGCGGCATTTGACCATCAACACGGTAAAGATCGATCAAAGTTTTGTACGCAACATGATAGACGACCCGGATGACATGGCCATTGTCGAAAGTGTGATTGCGCTGGCCAAAGCCTTCAAACGCGAAGCGGTTGCCGAAGGCGTAGAAGATATAGAACACGGTATTTTTCTGATCGATTTGGGATGCAGCATCGCCCAAGGTTGCGCCATCGCCGAAGCCATGCCGGCCGACGCGGTGTTGGCTTGGGTCAACAGTTATCGCAACCATCCGGCCTGGACTGATTGCGCCAGGCTTTCGCTGACTAATTGGCAAAACCAATTGGAATTACTGAAACTTCAGCAGCAGTATTGGTTGCGCCGTCTGGAACAATGTCTGCATCCTCCAGCCGGCAGCTGTCCGCGCTGGCCTATCCTGAACTCGAAAAAATCGCATCTGGGTAGGTGGCTGGAACGGCTCAAACACGAACGCGGCATTGATGCGCGTTTACTGGAACAACTGGAGCGGGCGCAATCTCGACAACAAACGCTGGCGGAAAATCTCCAGCGGCATCGGCTGGAAGGCAAGAGCGGCGACAGCGCAGCTTTCAGCCAATTACGCGAAGCCAATCTGCAAATAGTGCAGTTACTGGAGCGCCTAGAATCAGCGGCCTAA
- a CDS encoding tetratricopeptide repeat protein has protein sequence MSKATIVVLLILFAGPLHASELATAIARLENDWASVYYQSDETRQRQTYPQLLEKAAELTKRYPNAAEPKIWQATIIATNAAFQSSLSALSSLQTAKTLLEEAIAQNPNALDGAAYVTLGTLYYMVPGWPVSFGDNQLAEQMLKASLKINPNGIDANYFYADYLLQQDRNAEAEEYLYKAVQAPLRKQQVFADSQLQNEAKLALAHTQQRKSNAGKNKFQSLFTSATAD, from the coding sequence ATGAGCAAAGCTACTATTGTTGTTTTATTGATACTTTTTGCCGGTCCGCTGCATGCATCGGAGCTGGCGACCGCTATCGCCCGTTTGGAAAACGACTGGGCCAGCGTTTATTATCAAAGCGACGAAACCCGGCAAAGACAAACTTATCCGCAATTGCTGGAGAAAGCCGCCGAATTGACCAAACGCTATCCGAATGCGGCTGAGCCGAAAATCTGGCAAGCGACGATTATCGCCACCAATGCGGCGTTTCAATCTTCGCTGAGCGCCTTGTCCAGCCTGCAAACCGCCAAGACCCTTTTGGAAGAAGCCATTGCCCAAAATCCCAATGCGCTGGATGGTGCGGCCTATGTCACGCTGGGCACGCTGTATTACATGGTGCCTGGCTGGCCGGTATCTTTTGGGGATAATCAGCTTGCCGAGCAAATGTTGAAAGCCAGCTTGAAAATCAACCCCAACGGTATCGACGCCAATTACTTCTACGCCGATTATCTACTACAACAGGATCGCAACGCGGAAGCTGAGGAATATTTGTACAAGGCCGTCCAGGCCCCGCTGCGCAAGCAGCAAGTATTTGCCGATAGCCAGTTGCAAAACGAAGCCAAACTTGCGCTGGCACATACCCAGCAACGTAAATCCAACGCCGGCAAAAATAAATTTCAATCGTTGTTCACTTCCGCGACAGCCGACTAA
- a CDS encoding CYTH domain-containing protein, with amino-acid sequence MALEVEHKFLLANDDWRGEIDHSVHYKQGYLSSSPLSSVRVRISDSQAWLNIKSATIGTHRQEFEYEIPLPDANSILDELCHKPLVEKTRHFVYRDRHVWEIDEFMGDNQGLIVAEIELSTVGEAFVKPDWVGMEVTDDLRYYNNNLCKHPFKDWGK; translated from the coding sequence ATGGCACTTGAGGTTGAACATAAGTTTTTACTGGCGAACGACGACTGGCGCGGCGAAATCGATCATTCCGTACACTACAAACAGGGCTATTTGAGTAGCAGTCCGCTTAGCTCAGTAAGGGTGCGGATTTCCGATAGCCAGGCTTGGCTGAATATCAAGAGCGCCACTATCGGCACCCATCGTCAAGAATTTGAGTATGAAATCCCTTTGCCTGATGCCAACAGTATTCTCGACGAACTATGCCACAAGCCGTTGGTGGAAAAAACCCGTCATTTTGTTTATCGGGATCGGCACGTTTGGGAAATTGACGAGTTCATGGGCGATAACCAAGGTTTGATTGTCGCGGAAATCGAATTGTCGACAGTAGGCGAGGCCTTTGTTAAACCGGACTGGGTCGGAATGGAAGTTACCGACGATTTACGTTACTACAACAATAATCTCTGCAAGCATCCGTTCAAGGATTGGGGCAAATAA
- a CDS encoding DUF6339 family protein: MKINFLKANKVQELFSKVPEHLEFYRTGKFEFLMDDTSYNFESNQDFDENKLAEISCTKDNLKEVENCILIYQALGNISHYLARDERLWVFLTHTLLLEYTRTRWPIPDDNEKAIKHIKTHFFCVGARGIERDNAASRLWWLASLCSRADGISFEEALTCFLHQSDVRANMVERPTTSQNIRVFSAILKKLNESYKSNKALFERERFRSIMKELNLVGGVRLLAALPDVSISQVLDDCIARSG, translated from the coding sequence ATGAAAATTAACTTTCTTAAAGCGAATAAAGTCCAAGAACTATTTTCCAAAGTACCAGAACATTTAGAGTTCTATAGAACAGGTAAATTTGAGTTTTTAATGGATGATACATCTTATAATTTCGAATCAAACCAAGATTTTGATGAAAATAAATTAGCAGAGATAAGTTGTACTAAGGATAACCTTAAAGAGGTAGAAAACTGTATTCTTATCTATCAGGCGCTTGGAAATATATCTCACTATTTAGCAAGAGATGAACGACTTTGGGTGTTTTTGACGCACACATTGCTCCTGGAATATACAAGGACAAGATGGCCTATTCCTGATGACAATGAAAAAGCAATAAAACACATAAAAACTCATTTCTTTTGTGTGGGCGCGCGCGGCATAGAGCGTGATAACGCTGCGTCCCGCTTATGGTGGCTTGCGTCTTTATGTAGCAGGGCAGACGGAATATCTTTTGAAGAGGCCTTAACCTGTTTCTTACATCAATCGGACGTCCGAGCAAACATGGTGGAGAGACCAACAACATCACAAAACATAAGAGTTTTCTCGGCAATTCTAAAAAAATTGAATGAATCATACAAAAGCAACAAAGCATTATTTGAAAGAGAAAGATTCCGATCAATAATGAAAGAATTAAACCTGGTCGGCGGAGTAAGGCTCTTAGCTGCATTACCTGATGTTAGCATCTCGCAGGTTTTAGACGATTGTATTGCTCGTTCCGGTTAA
- the sodB gene encoding superoxide dismutase [Fe] — protein sequence MAFELPALPYAKDALAPHISAETIEFHYGKHHQTYVTNLNNLVPGTEFEGLSLEEIVKKSSGGVFNNAAQIWNHTFYWNSLSPNGGGEPTGGLANAIERTFGSFEKFKEEFTKCAVTTFGSGWAWLVKNDKGGLELVSTSNAGCPLTAGQTPLLTCDVWEHAYYIDFRNLRPKYLEAFWALVNWEFASANYEA from the coding sequence ATGGCTTTTGAATTACCTGCATTACCGTACGCAAAAGACGCATTGGCGCCGCATATTTCCGCAGAAACAATCGAATTTCACTACGGCAAACATCACCAAACTTATGTCACCAATCTGAACAATCTGGTTCCCGGCACCGAGTTTGAAGGCTTGTCTCTGGAAGAGATCGTGAAAAAATCCTCTGGCGGCGTATTCAACAACGCAGCGCAAATCTGGAACCACACCTTTTATTGGAACAGCCTGTCTCCCAACGGCGGCGGCGAACCTACCGGCGGTTTGGCGAATGCCATTGAGAGAACTTTCGGTTCTTTCGAGAAATTCAAAGAAGAATTTACCAAATGCGCGGTCACCACTTTTGGCTCAGGCTGGGCGTGGTTGGTGAAAAATGATAAAGGCGGTTTGGAACTGGTTAGCACCAGCAACGCCGGTTGCCCGTTAACTGCCGGCCAAACGCCGTTGTTGACTTGCGATGTTTGGGAACACGCTTATTACATCGATTTCCGCAATCTGCGTCCTAAATATTTGGAAGCTTTCTGGGCATTGGTTAACTGGGAATTCGCCAGCGCCAACTACGAAGCTTAA